Proteins encoded together in one Candidatus Sulfotelmatobacter sp. window:
- a CDS encoding metalloregulator ArsR/SmtB family transcription factor has product MTPSPHVSMLMRTLSDPTRRAIFERIARGGETTVGVLTRAGRVSQPAVSQHVKALQDARLIVGRREGRNVFYRADPRGLAPLANWIRYYEQLWAQSFDRLDDYLQTMQRNETNS; this is encoded by the coding sequence GTGACCCCGTCGCCGCACGTCTCGATGCTCATGCGCACGCTGTCGGATCCGACCCGGCGCGCGATCTTCGAACGGATCGCGCGCGGCGGCGAGACGACGGTCGGCGTGCTCACCCGGGCCGGACGCGTCTCACAGCCGGCCGTCTCGCAGCACGTCAAGGCGCTGCAGGACGCGCGCTTGATCGTCGGCCGACGGGAAGGCCGTAACGTGTTCTACCGCGCCGACCCGCGCGGACTGGCCCCGCTCGCGAATTGGATTCGCTACTACGAGCAGCTCTGGGCGCAGAGCTTCGATCGCCTGGACGACTACCTGCAGACGATGCAGAGAAACGAGACGAATTCGTGA
- a CDS encoding phosphodiesterase, giving the protein MLIAQITDLHVRPKGAVVHHMVPTAPYLRRALEAIDALQPRPDLVLATGDLTDRGKPKEYKRLRKLLAHASVPVFVLPGNHDDRAALRAAFADHAYLPAHGPLQWCVDAGPLRVIGLDTVRKKHPGGELDAERLSWLAERLEEAPTRPTLLAMHHPPFAIGVAPVDAHGFRGVEALAELIAAHPQVARIVCGHVHRAVTVAFAGSAASTAPSTAPQLVLDRAGVLYGLRLEAPGFALHRWTGSRVVTEVRYLGGRSAEERIQLRA; this is encoded by the coding sequence GTGCTGATCGCGCAGATCACCGACTTGCACGTCCGCCCGAAGGGGGCCGTCGTGCACCACATGGTGCCGACGGCACCGTACCTGCGGCGCGCGCTCGAAGCGATCGATGCGCTCCAGCCGCGACCCGATCTGGTGCTGGCCACCGGCGACCTGACCGATCGCGGCAAGCCCAAGGAGTACAAGCGCCTGCGCAAGCTGCTCGCGCACGCGAGCGTTCCGGTCTTCGTCCTGCCGGGCAATCACGACGACCGCGCGGCGTTGCGCGCCGCGTTCGCGGACCACGCCTACCTGCCGGCGCACGGCCCGCTGCAGTGGTGCGTCGACGCCGGGCCGCTGCGCGTCATCGGCCTCGACACGGTGCGCAAGAAGCACCCCGGCGGCGAGCTCGACGCCGAACGGCTCTCATGGCTGGCCGAGCGGCTCGAAGAGGCGCCGACGCGACCGACGCTGCTCGCGATGCACCACCCGCCGTTCGCGATCGGGGTCGCTCCGGTCGACGCGCACGGCTTCCGCGGCGTCGAGGCCCTCGCCGAGCTGATCGCCGCGCACCCGCAGGTCGCGCGCATCGTCTGCGGTCACGTCCACCGCGCGGTGACGGTCGCCTTTGCGGGCTCGGCCGCGTCGACCGCGCCCAGCACCGCGCCACAGCTCGTCCTCGACCGCGCGGGCGTGCTCTATGGGTTGCGCCTCGAAGCACCGGGGTTCGCGCTGCACCGATGGACCGGTTCGCGCGTCGTCACCGAGGTGCGGTATCTCGGCGGTCGCTCCGCCGAAGAGCGCATCCAGCTGCGCGCCTGA